Within the Dunckerocampus dactyliophorus isolate RoL2022-P2 chromosome 10, RoL_Ddac_1.1, whole genome shotgun sequence genome, the region ggatggatggatgggtcctTGCCAAGGCCATGGAAAATGTGttctattttgggaacctccCCCATTGGCTGGTTGCAGCGGAATGTGCCATCTTACGAAAGCGAAATTATGCAGTATTGGGAACCTTCCAGCCGACGTTATAGATACTGGCCGTTGACTATAGTTTGTCTTGCCGCAAGCCAGCGTTGACATTAAAGTTTCACCCATCACAACGCGATGTTGTTTGACCACAACGACGCGATGAAAAGTGGTACGTTCCTCCACCGCACTCTGCCAACAGGAGAGGGAGGGTCAACATGGCGTCCGAGCAGGTCCGCTATTTTCactatttattacatttatagcCGTTTTCTCAGTTTATGACACACTCCACAGTTTGCTGTCGTGTTCTCTATGGGGCTATTTACGCGATTGTGTTAAATCGAGATACAACTCAGCGCTGTTTAGGACACCTAGCTGTTAGAACGTAAATACTGGTCTACGCGTCCTAATTGTTATTACTTGGGCTGTGTTGCatttaaatgtgcaaaatgtgccTTTTAGCAGGCCGGTGTGACGGCGAATTAACGCTAAGAGTAGATAAATGTGGCGTTTTATTGGGTCTTATTATGATGCTAAATCGGGAGCCGTGTATTTTTAGTGATGGGCACAGACAGACAGGCGGTCTCAGGGCATTCCAACACAAGACGCTTAAAAATGATGAGACGTTCACGTACAACACACATGAATTGTAGGAGATGTGATGTTGCGCtgacacattggaaaaaaaggccCGTACGTGAGACTTAATGTATCCCACTAGGCATGCACCTATTGTTTATCTACCTTTAAAGTGTTTGCTGTCTTTTGGATGGTATTGGACCTATTTGTTTATTCAATTTCAGGAGAGCACCAACGGGCCAGGGAAGAAGTCCATGCGGGAAAAGGCCATCGAGAGACGAAATGTCAACAAGGAGCACAACAGTAACTTCAGAGCAGGCTATGTGCCCATCGAGGAAGAGCGACTCCACAAAACGGGCCTCCGGGGGCGGAAGGGCAACATGGCCGTGTGCATCatcgtcctcctcttcctcctggctTTGATCAACCTCATTGTGCGTAGGACTGCGAGCTACATCCTTTTTCTGCCAATCTTCTGGTAACACATTGAATTTGACCACAGTCTCTGGAAGAAATACACCTTGAAAGTCACACAAATGTTGACATTGGTGGCTTTAGACAATTTTGCAAGAcgtcagacttttttttgttatacacCACACAGGTGGTGATGgcaagagaaaaacaaacaaaagagatGGTAACCTAAAGCGACAATTAGTACTGATTATAAGGTAATAAGAAAAAACACCTCCCAGGCAAACGTAGTGATCTCCCTCTGCATGTTCGTCAGTTTACACGTATTCTAATTATACATTGataaacttctttttacatttacacaacATACGGAACGTATTGACTCGCTTTTAGCCAGCTTCTCCCTGTGCTTCAATATACGTTACATGGCCACCACATCAAAGTTAAGTGTAcacactttgttgtttttaagcctTGCAAAatggtggttaacttctttttacacttgtataacaaTTGCGATAGTTTAAAAGCGCGATATGTTTAACGATTGTCACTCTCCTCTCCCTTATACAGCACATTAGGTGTCTGTCACACGTCATCAAAGTTAAGAGTACATCATTTGTTAAGCAGTTATACATTATTGaagttctttttacacttgtatgacatgtACGAATGTTACAAAGTGCTACTTCTTTTTACGTTATTTGTCCATCACACATTATTAAGTTAAACGTGCACAATTTGATGTTTTATACgatggttaacttatttttacacttgtaagtcAAGAGTGTGAAAATGTGACTTGCAAGTATAGTTTATAAAGGTTTTATGGgagcagtttgaccctggagcagattatttccattatttcctgttcCTACAATGAGATTTGGAGGTCAACCAACTGAGAGGAGCGGGccttcattatgtctactactgtcctcctcctccagatTACACTGGTGATATGGACAGTGATCCGCATCGGTCCAAATGGCTGCGACAGCATGGAGTTTCATGAATCGGGTCTTCTACGTTTCAAGCAGAAAGCAGACATGGGCGTTGTCCACCCGCTGCACAAGAGCACTGTGGGAGGTCGTAAGGACCAGGACCTCGTCATTGTCGGCAACAACAACCCTGTGAGGACACACGTACGGGAAACACTCACGTTGGATGTGCAACGCTTGACTGAACACGTTTGTCCTTCCAGGTGGTGTTCCAGCAAGGCACCTCCAAGCTGAGCGTGGACAAGGACAAGACATCGGTGGTCAGCGATGTGGGAATATCCTTCACAGACCCTCGCACTCAGGCCACCTTCTTCAGCACCGACTACGACAACCACGAGTTCCACCTGCCCAAAGGCGTCAAAGTTCTCAGTGTCAAGAAGGCGTCCACGGAAAGGGTGATTGCTCTCTCGCtgtaacattaggtacacttg harbors:
- the sgcb gene encoding beta-sarcoglycan; translated protein: MASEQESTNGPGKKSMREKAIERRNVNKEHNSNFRAGYVPIEEERLHKTGLRGRKGNMAVCIIVLLFLLALINLIITLVIWTVIRIGPNGCDSMEFHESGLLRFKQKADMGVVHPLHKSTVGGRKDQDLVIVGNNNPVVFQQGTSKLSVDKDKTSVVSDVGISFTDPRTQATFFSTDYDNHEFHLPKGVKVLSVKKASTERITSNAASDLNIRGDGKAIIRGNEGVNIMGRTVEFKMGGDIELRAENSIVLNGSVMFNATRIPNSEGDVYFDGATERYKLCMCADGTLFRVQVKFPNMGCQTSDNPCRNAH